Proteins from a genomic interval of Amphiura filiformis chromosome 9, Afil_fr2py, whole genome shotgun sequence:
- the LOC140160258 gene encoding uncharacterized protein produces the protein MDITKENKMYHTTTSQPEEKTNTTCNTCNTGEHADVFCLDCKEHLCHSCHTSHQAFKAMKHHKVVSIEGLRSGKVVPLSGIDIEDQHCNVHDGEIKRFYCETCVKLVCRDCVVVKQCCRDHRYVTLSEAANKHTKSLTKLLDKSKEKEKECQDAIRETEKVEEDFKNAARAYREAVGKMRGEYIKMLEQIFTQQENDLKIIEVEKAQELYGIKTDLLSKLDQMKSAIELVTTVTQMGTEYDIVSKFTSLSQDLERLIRSQPIPADDSLGQIQIKIPLIYFHSTKPWKHVGKFTTKPWVYYPLGITIHPDGDIAVASPRNVQVFSRAGGLLYSFKAASCDQVIVTPDKKYLLNALDGLSCFDFPNKQKSAIQILDDTKQSINPVSLGVDPNGQIIAASGSSNGSHATWFGLISSMILTSSQEEPQISIHQPDGSFIRSFKPTAYPRHIAMTSDKDIIATLDNDSLQLMDYSGNNIRILAPPHDVQKWLPQNVCCDKNNLFVVNAGEPLAVYRYTISGIYLGLVALLENFQPPVDIAISPDGTELFALDKKAGCVQIYKE, from the exons ATGGACATCACCAAGGAAAACAAG ATGTATCATACAACCACCTCACAACCAGAAGAGAAGACCAACACCACATGTAATACCTGTAACACAGGAGAACATGCAGATGTCTTCTGCCTGGACTGCAAGGAACACCTATGCCACTCCTGTCACACTTCTCACCAAGCCTTCAAAGCCATGAAGCATCATAAAGTAGTCTCCATCGAAGGCCTGCGATCAGGCAAAGTGGTTCCGTTGAGTGGGATTGACATTGAAGATCAACACTGTAATGTGCATGATGGAGAGATTAAGCGATTCTATTGTGAGACTTGTGTTAAGCTTGTCTGTCGTGATTGTGTGGTGGTGAAGCAGTGTTGTCGTGATCACAGATATGTTACTTTAAGTGAAGCTGCAAATAAACATACTAAATCTCTCACGAAGCTACTTgacaaaagcaaagaaaaggaaaaagaatGCCAAGATGCTATACGAGAAACGGAAAAAGTTGAGGAAGATTTCAAAAATGCTGCCAGGGCTTATCGAGAAGCTGTTGGTAAAATGAGAGGCGAGTACATCAAGATGCTGGAGCAGATTTTCACACAGCAAGAAAATGATCTCAAAATCATTGAAGTTGAAAAAGCTCAGGAGCTTTATGGCATCAAAACTGATCTGTTATCCAAATTGGATCAGATGAAGAGTGCAATTGAACTTGTCACTACTGTTACTCAGATGGGAACAGAGTATGATATTGTTTCCAAGTTTACAAGTCTTTCACAAGACCTGGAAAGACTTATTAGGTCACAACCTATACCTGCTGATGATAGCCTAGGTCAGATCCAGATCAAGATACCCTTAATATATTTCCATTCTACCAAGCCATGGAAGCATGTAGGGAAGTTCACCACCAAACCATGGGTTTACTATCCTCTTGGAATCACCATTCATCCAGATGGGGATATTGCTGTGGCATCTCCTAGGAATGTCCAGGTTTTCTCAAGGGCAGGTGGCCTTCTCTACTCATTCAAAGCAGCATCATGTGATCAAGTCATTGTCACACCAGACAAGAAGTACCTTCTCAACGCACTAGATGGGCTAAGTTGCTTTGACTTTCCAAACAAGCAGAAATCTGCAATTCAAATCCTTGATGATACAAAACAAAGCATCAATCCAGTTTCTTTAGGGGTTGATCCAAATGGTCAAATCATTGCAGCTTCAGGTAGCTCAAACGGTTCCCATGCAACTTGGTTTGGGTTAATTAGCTCTATGATACTGACATCATCTCAAGAGGAACCACAGATCTCTATTCATCAACCAGATGGCTCTTTCATCAGAAGCTTCAAACCTACTGCATATCCAAGACACATTGCCATGACATCAGACAAAGACATCATTGCCACCCTGGATAATGACTCTCTTCAACTGATGGATTACTCTGGCAATAACATCAGGATTCTGGCTCCTCCTCATGATGTACAAAAATGGCTTCCACAGAATGTGTGCTGTGACAAGAATAATCTATTTGTGGTCAATGCTGGTGAACCATTGGCGGTGTATAGATACACCATCTCTGGTATATATTTGGGACTTGTTGCCTTGTTGGAAAACTTTCAACCACCTGTAGATATAGCCATTTCACCAGATGGCACAGAACTCTTTGCTCTTGACAAAAAAGCTGGTTGTGTGCAGATTTATAAAGAATAA